One Thauera sp. K11 DNA window includes the following coding sequences:
- a CDS encoding DUF11 domain-containing protein: MSVAPLLAALLWFAFVPAHAEGPVRGTPPANAAGADKAAATPPVQAVLTQKRVVVEKGREVLLDADEVKPGEVIEYRVVYTNSGNKSLSGFAATLPLPEGLEYVAKSARPGAPVARASVGDGRFAVEPLTRPVAGKTGGKAATEPVPYAEYRSLRWEFDRLPAGGVAEVSARARVAGAPPAVVSGAAPLPVPGGVAPVVVAPKP; encoded by the coding sequence GTGTCCGTCGCGCCCCTGCTGGCGGCCCTGCTCTGGTTCGCCTTCGTGCCCGCCCATGCCGAGGGCCCCGTCCGCGGCACGCCGCCGGCGAACGCCGCCGGGGCCGACAAGGCCGCCGCCACGCCGCCCGTCCAGGCGGTCCTCACCCAGAAGCGGGTCGTGGTCGAGAAGGGCAGGGAAGTGCTGCTCGACGCCGACGAGGTCAAGCCCGGCGAAGTCATCGAATACCGCGTCGTCTACACCAACTCCGGCAACAAGAGCCTCTCCGGTTTCGCCGCCACGCTGCCCCTGCCCGAAGGGCTCGAGTACGTCGCGAAGAGCGCCAGGCCCGGCGCGCCGGTGGCCAGGGCCTCGGTCGGCGACGGCCGCTTCGCCGTCGAGCCGCTGACGCGCCCGGTCGCAGGCAAGACCGGCGGCAAGGCCGCCACCGAGCCCGTGCCCTATGCCGAATACCGTTCCCTGCGCTGGGAGTTCGATCGTCTTCCCGCCGGAGGTGTTGCCGAGGTGAGCGCGCGGGCGCGCGTCGCCGGCGCCCCGCCGGCCGTCGTATCTGGTGCCGCGCCGCTGCCTGTTCCGGGCGGCGTGGCGCCGGTAGTGGTGGCTCCCAAGCCTTAA
- a CDS encoding DUF11 domain-containing protein, which translates to MDRRSDDSRTAGSRRARGAGQGAFARLAACLLSTAAGLLLWSLGTTPAGAATAAAGTVLSVQAHADYYAEGEILRRRVYTTGAVSAVVGAVESLDLSGNTRVPGQPGANIALAYLLANTGNTTSEYTLQAGSPQPGTAAAGCDAAGFSLAGVQLIHDTNNNGVADAGETPIPAGGSLRLGAGRQAALLVVGSVPASASGSACLTLTATTALQGTTATVATRVAVGTGAGIFLTKSAAWSGADALAPGAAGNIRFDILARNQGSAAATATATGGAQLATVRIDGVATPLLLLRDRIPAGTRYVAQSLKATTPGARRLFRLPGDPEFSYTTLDHPDAVEVAIGLGTLAPDAATGMSFDVRTREDGAGLPADIVNHAWIDYQDAAGPASLRSNTVVLPLTLDRIGIALAAGRAVAQHDADGNPDGTGLVRFTARVRNYGSSPLFNVQVTQLLDGAARFGAWSAQPMPAAGQYTIVAGSVRIASRQGSAVVAAPNAAFSGRQGEHTLLAPGAYLPVGAGLTVEFDARINFSGRNTVLNTSATATAGRLPSTAGEVTDESVDGADPDPSGMGQPHLARSLTPVEPPPALGFTKTAEVRRVGQGIHEIDYRITVRNAGLNAAAGLRVLDDLDCAIHKGSSGAGIESWQLVGQPVARNGRLGINPGFTGKVAAAAPCGGPVDPAAGMPLSASLSLTDGQRGLQPGESEEIAFTVRVRLAAEGTAAIENKAWVASFGADDTGNGILVSSSAVTAATLLVDPQGIVYDSVTRQPVAGAVVKLQRQSCTRGTPTPITAAEIFNGTAAGFVYDADGSVSMTTGADGQYQFFWNAPPLDSICTYGITVTPPAGYTASAIIPAAAGVFGGCGTVVPNDGAPQAGQPTTWHAAIVSGHDSAAGTSCEVLHNHIPLDVAGIGGALLLRKEANKKEAEFGDFVDYALTVTNKSGLTLEGVAFDDALPPGFAYIAGSARIAGRLAPDPGGAPGPRLAFDYPALTLKDGQSIKVQYRVRIGVGAPTSGEAINRARARSSGIVSNDASWRIRIEGGPFSDEAYAFGKVHLDCNANGEQDGEAEPGIPGVRLFMENGTSVTTDAEGRWSLYGLKPITHVIKVDGATLPAGARLAAWDNRNAGSPDSRFLDVKKGEFAKANFLVANCDDPAVRAEVEARRTAAASAIGSELDTVLKARLGTTDTPRQADLRGLPAAGSAGRGSGSGMSMAVSRPLLELPAALTTEGAAGSVAPLAPLAAPAAGTIPGTVPGAGAFRPDGGASLLGPLPAPGVIELEKVLDGLDTAPGFIGLADGDTVPARSLNLRVKGVAGTTLAVAVNGTPVPQGRVGKKAMLPATGVEAWEYIGIALRAGANTLELTVIDPMGNPRGRAAITVTAPDELGAIHIDLPEGLRANPGEPATFTLRLTDARGVPVTARTPLTLEADNGRWLAEDLNPQEPGTQVFIEGGQVKLRFEPPADPGSVRLRASSNLIVRDARADFLPAHRPMRGIGIVEGVIDLGKRGRLSLGPNTAANAFEHELAGLAGGDGRAAARGAFYFKGTIKGEYLLTTAYDSDKTTRDRMFRDIRPDELYPVYGDDSERAFDAQSTRKLYVRIDKDRSYLLHGDFTTASSTEVRQLSQVNRALTGIKHQYESEGARITSFASRDSTHQRIEELPANGLSFYVLSGGGDIVLNSERVELVVRSRGQPQIVLGVRPLAANSDYSFEPLTGRLILVNPVASVDPDFNPQSIRVTYEVDTGGPEFLVAGTDAQFKIGESIQAGVVAMKDDDPENPRTLKAVTALARLGEHTVIAGEAVRTESDLKGQGGASRVEIRHADGDFKAQAQLLRTDTEFDNPSATATGGRTEGTGRAEYKLDDDTRIKAAALYSKLAGTGTTDTRTSVSVAVQRKLGEDLVAEVGLQHGNDQGTQAGSFDYGQAGTGTGSGSTTGATGSTVGTLGGGATGSENSTTVRGRLTSRIPALPQAEVFGEIEQDLEHGDRRAVAVGGNYALTDKTRLYGRHEFVSSLLGAYNLGATTQRNTTVFGIDSAYMEGGRVYNEYRRATSGGQNATGLRNTFKLTDTLRMSAGFERTRAVRASDDTDTAGSQGTSTAITLGADYADGPWRATGALEARDGAESDSRLFAAGVAYKFDRDWTALVRSTATLTDSASAGRHLIARQQFGLAWRPAYTDRVNGLLRYEYRHETLTAGSAGSVSGYGSSAALPGTYRTHIITGLGNYNPARGSVLSARYAAKFASVEDDILDATRYWAQLAHLRYTRDLGPDWDIGVQGGLLWGQGGARQHTLGLEAGYQVLKNLWLSAGYNVLGLDDPELTGADYTSRGAYVRLRFKFDENTLGLGGGAAPQAAASPAPLAATPAAAPPAPAAADPLAALCAWQPGQPLPACIQWSEERLFEPGGKALSATGQGLIDALVRQLAARGDAADHKVAISVGHGDTDRDASLLWLARAATLRSALQALGPLRIGIAVDSQPLQAADLAEQARQAPGRSLHIAVTARSTAAPLAAAAPTSAQ; encoded by the coding sequence ATGGATAGACGATCAGATGATTCCCGCACGGCCGGGAGCCGCCGCGCGCGCGGCGCGGGGCAGGGCGCTTTCGCACGCCTCGCGGCCTGCCTGCTGTCGACGGCGGCTGGCCTGCTGCTCTGGAGCCTCGGCACCACGCCGGCCGGCGCCGCCACCGCCGCTGCCGGCACCGTGCTGTCCGTGCAGGCCCACGCCGACTACTACGCCGAAGGCGAGATCCTGCGCCGCCGCGTCTACACCACCGGCGCCGTCTCCGCCGTCGTCGGCGCGGTCGAATCCCTCGACCTGAGCGGCAACACCCGCGTCCCCGGCCAGCCCGGCGCCAACATCGCGCTCGCCTACCTGCTCGCCAACACCGGCAACACCACCTCCGAATACACCCTGCAGGCCGGCTCCCCGCAGCCGGGCACCGCCGCCGCCGGCTGCGATGCCGCCGGCTTCAGCCTCGCGGGCGTGCAGCTCATCCACGACACCAACAACAACGGCGTCGCCGACGCCGGCGAAACCCCCATCCCCGCCGGCGGCAGCCTGCGCCTCGGCGCCGGGCGCCAGGCCGCGCTGCTCGTCGTCGGCAGCGTCCCCGCCAGCGCCAGCGGCAGCGCCTGCCTCACGCTGACCGCCACCACCGCGCTGCAGGGCACCACCGCCACCGTCGCCACCCGGGTCGCGGTCGGCACCGGCGCGGGGATCTTCCTCACCAAGTCCGCCGCCTGGTCCGGCGCCGACGCCCTCGCGCCCGGCGCCGCCGGCAACATCCGCTTCGACATCCTCGCCCGCAACCAGGGCAGCGCCGCCGCCACGGCCACCGCCACCGGCGGCGCCCAGCTCGCCACCGTCCGCATCGACGGCGTCGCCACCCCCCTGCTGCTGCTGCGCGACCGCATCCCCGCCGGCACCCGCTACGTCGCCCAAAGCCTCAAGGCCACCACGCCGGGGGCCAGGCGCCTGTTCCGGCTGCCGGGCGACCCGGAATTCAGCTACACCACGCTCGACCACCCGGACGCCGTCGAAGTCGCCATCGGCCTGGGCACCCTGGCCCCCGACGCCGCCACCGGCATGAGCTTCGACGTCCGCACCCGCGAAGACGGCGCCGGCCTGCCCGCCGACATCGTCAACCACGCCTGGATCGACTACCAGGACGCCGCCGGCCCCGCCTCCCTGCGCAGTAACACCGTCGTCCTGCCGCTCACCCTCGACCGCATCGGCATCGCCCTCGCCGCCGGCCGCGCCGTGGCCCAGCACGACGCCGACGGCAACCCCGACGGCACCGGCCTCGTGCGCTTCACCGCGCGCGTGCGCAACTACGGCAGCAGCCCGCTGTTCAACGTCCAGGTCACCCAGCTCCTCGACGGCGCCGCCCGCTTCGGCGCTTGGAGCGCGCAGCCCATGCCCGCCGCCGGGCAGTACACCATCGTCGCCGGCAGCGTGCGCATCGCCAGCCGGCAAGGCTCCGCCGTCGTCGCCGCCCCCAATGCCGCCTTCAGCGGCCGCCAGGGCGAACACACCCTGCTCGCACCCGGCGCCTACCTCCCGGTCGGCGCCGGCCTCACCGTCGAATTCGACGCCCGCATCAATTTCAGCGGCCGCAACACCGTCCTCAACACCAGCGCCACCGCCACCGCCGGCCGCCTGCCGTCCACCGCCGGCGAAGTCACCGACGAATCCGTCGATGGCGCCGACCCCGACCCCTCCGGCATGGGCCAGCCGCATCTGGCGCGTTCCCTGACCCCGGTCGAACCACCCCCCGCGCTGGGCTTCACCAAGACCGCCGAGGTCCGCCGCGTCGGCCAGGGCATCCACGAAATCGACTACCGGATCACCGTGCGCAACGCCGGCCTCAACGCCGCCGCGGGCCTGCGCGTGCTCGACGACCTCGACTGCGCCATCCACAAAGGCAGCTCCGGCGCCGGCATCGAAAGCTGGCAGCTCGTCGGCCAGCCCGTCGCGCGCAACGGCCGCCTCGGCATCAACCCCGGCTTCACCGGCAAGGTCGCCGCCGCCGCGCCGTGTGGCGGCCCCGTCGACCCCGCGGCGGGCATGCCCCTGTCCGCCTCGCTCAGCCTCACCGACGGCCAGCGCGGCCTGCAACCGGGCGAAAGCGAAGAAATCGCCTTCACCGTGCGCGTCCGCCTCGCCGCCGAAGGCACCGCGGCCATCGAGAACAAGGCCTGGGTCGCCAGCTTCGGCGCCGACGACACCGGCAACGGCATCCTCGTCTCCAGCAGCGCCGTCACCGCCGCCACCCTGCTGGTCGACCCGCAAGGCATCGTCTACGACTCCGTCACCCGCCAGCCCGTGGCCGGCGCCGTGGTCAAGCTCCAGCGCCAGTCCTGCACCCGCGGCACGCCCACGCCCATCACCGCGGCCGAAATCTTCAACGGCACCGCCGCCGGCTTCGTCTACGACGCCGACGGCAGCGTCAGCATGACCACCGGCGCCGACGGCCAATACCAGTTCTTCTGGAACGCGCCGCCGCTCGACAGCATCTGCACCTACGGCATCACCGTCACGCCGCCCGCCGGCTACACCGCCTCGGCCATCATCCCCGCCGCCGCCGGCGTGTTCGGCGGTTGCGGCACGGTCGTGCCCAACGACGGCGCGCCGCAGGCCGGCCAGCCCACCACCTGGCACGCCGCCATCGTCTCCGGCCACGACAGCGCCGCCGGCACCAGTTGCGAAGTCCTGCACAACCACATCCCGCTCGACGTCGCCGGCATCGGCGGCGCCCTGCTGCTGCGCAAGGAAGCCAACAAGAAAGAAGCCGAATTCGGCGATTTCGTCGACTACGCCCTCACCGTCACCAACAAGAGCGGGCTCACCCTCGAAGGCGTCGCCTTCGACGACGCGCTGCCGCCCGGCTTCGCCTACATCGCCGGCAGCGCCCGCATCGCCGGCCGCCTCGCGCCCGACCCCGGCGGCGCCCCCGGCCCCCGGCTCGCCTTCGACTACCCGGCCCTCACCCTGAAAGACGGCCAGAGCATCAAGGTGCAGTACCGCGTGCGCATCGGCGTCGGCGCCCCCACCAGCGGCGAAGCCATCAACCGCGCCCGCGCCCGCAGCTCCGGCATCGTCTCCAACGACGCAAGCTGGCGCATACGCATCGAAGGCGGCCCCTTCTCCGACGAAGCCTATGCCTTCGGCAAGGTCCACCTCGACTGCAACGCCAACGGCGAACAGGACGGCGAAGCCGAACCGGGCATCCCCGGCGTGCGCCTGTTCATGGAAAACGGCACCAGCGTCACCACCGACGCCGAAGGCCGCTGGAGCCTCTACGGCCTCAAGCCCATCACCCACGTGATCAAGGTCGACGGCGCCACGCTCCCCGCCGGCGCCCGCCTCGCCGCCTGGGACAACCGCAACGCCGGCAGCCCCGACAGCCGCTTCCTCGACGTCAAGAAAGGCGAATTCGCCAAGGCCAACTTCCTCGTCGCCAACTGCGACGACCCCGCCGTGCGCGCCGAAGTCGAAGCCCGCCGCACCGCCGCCGCCAGCGCCATCGGCTCCGAACTCGACACCGTCCTCAAGGCCCGGCTCGGCACCACCGACACCCCCCGCCAGGCCGACCTGCGCGGCCTGCCCGCCGCCGGCAGCGCAGGCCGCGGCAGCGGCAGCGGCATGAGCATGGCCGTCAGCCGGCCCCTGCTCGAACTCCCGGCCGCGCTCACCACCGAAGGCGCCGCCGGCAGCGTCGCCCCGCTGGCCCCGCTCGCCGCCCCGGCCGCCGGCACCATTCCCGGCACCGTTCCCGGCGCCGGCGCCTTCCGCCCCGACGGCGGCGCCAGCCTGCTCGGCCCGCTGCCCGCCCCCGGCGTCATCGAACTCGAAAAAGTCCTCGACGGCCTCGACACCGCGCCCGGCTTCATCGGCCTCGCCGACGGCGACACCGTCCCCGCGCGCAGCCTCAACCTGCGGGTCAAGGGCGTGGCCGGCACCACCCTCGCCGTGGCCGTCAACGGCACCCCCGTGCCGCAGGGCCGCGTCGGCAAGAAAGCCATGCTGCCCGCCACCGGCGTCGAAGCCTGGGAATACATCGGCATCGCCCTGCGCGCCGGCGCCAACACCCTCGAACTCACCGTCATCGACCCCATGGGCAACCCCCGCGGCCGGGCCGCGATCACCGTCACCGCCCCCGACGAACTCGGCGCCATCCACATCGACCTCCCCGAAGGGCTGCGCGCCAACCCCGGCGAACCCGCCACCTTCACCCTGCGCCTCACCGACGCCCGCGGCGTGCCCGTCACCGCCCGCACCCCGCTCACGCTCGAAGCCGACAACGGCCGCTGGCTCGCCGAAGACCTCAACCCGCAGGAACCCGGCACCCAGGTCTTCATCGAAGGCGGCCAGGTCAAGCTGCGCTTCGAACCCCCCGCCGACCCCGGCTCCGTCCGCCTGCGCGCCAGCAGCAACCTCATCGTCCGCGACGCGCGCGCCGACTTCCTGCCCGCCCACCGCCCCATGCGCGGCATCGGCATCGTCGAAGGCGTGATCGACCTCGGCAAGCGCGGCCGCCTCAGCCTCGGCCCCAACACCGCCGCCAACGCCTTCGAGCACGAACTCGCCGGGCTGGCCGGCGGCGACGGCCGGGCCGCCGCCCGCGGCGCCTTCTACTTCAAGGGCACCATCAAGGGCGAATACCTGCTCACCACCGCCTACGACTCCGACAAGACCACCCGCGACCGCATGTTCCGCGACATCCGGCCCGACGAGCTCTACCCGGTCTATGGCGACGACTCCGAGCGCGCCTTCGACGCCCAGAGCACCCGCAAACTCTACGTCCGCATCGACAAGGACCGCTCCTACCTGCTCCACGGCGACTTCACCACCGCCAGCAGCACCGAAGTACGCCAGCTCAGCCAGGTCAACCGCGCGCTCACCGGCATCAAGCACCAGTACGAAAGCGAAGGCGCCCGCATCACCTCCTTCGCCAGCCGCGACAGCACCCATCAGCGGATCGAAGAACTGCCCGCCAACGGCCTCTCCTTCTACGTCCTCTCCGGCGGCGGCGACATCGTCCTCAACAGCGAACGGGTCGAACTCGTCGTGCGCAGTCGCGGCCAGCCCCAGATCGTCCTCGGCGTCCGCCCCCTGGCCGCCAACAGCGACTACAGCTTCGAACCCCTCACCGGGCGCCTCATCCTCGTCAACCCCGTCGCCTCGGTCGACCCCGACTTCAACCCGCAGTCGATCCGGGTCACCTATGAAGTCGACACCGGCGGCCCCGAATTCCTCGTCGCCGGCACCGACGCCCAGTTCAAGATCGGCGAATCCATCCAGGCCGGCGTCGTCGCCATGAAGGACGACGACCCCGAGAACCCGCGCACCCTCAAGGCCGTCACCGCGCTCGCCCGCCTCGGCGAACACACCGTGATCGCCGGCGAAGCCGTGCGCACCGAATCCGACCTCAAAGGGCAGGGCGGCGCCTCGCGCGTCGAAATCCGCCACGCCGACGGCGACTTCAAGGCCCAGGCCCAGCTCCTGCGCACCGACACCGAATTCGACAACCCCTCCGCCACCGCCACCGGCGGCCGCACCGAAGGCACCGGCCGCGCCGAATACAAGCTCGACGACGACACCCGCATCAAGGCCGCCGCCCTCTACAGCAAGCTCGCCGGCACCGGCACCACCGACACGCGCACCAGCGTCTCCGTGGCCGTGCAGCGCAAGCTCGGCGAAGACCTCGTCGCCGAAGTCGGCCTGCAGCACGGCAACGACCAGGGCACCCAGGCCGGCAGCTTCGACTACGGCCAGGCCGGCACCGGCACCGGCAGCGGCAGCACCACCGGCGCCACCGGCAGCACCGTCGGCACCCTCGGCGGCGGCGCCACGGGCAGCGAAAATTCCACCACCGTGCGCGGCCGCCTCACCAGCCGCATCCCGGCGCTGCCCCAGGCCGAAGTCTTCGGCGAAATCGAACAGGACCTCGAACACGGCGACCGCCGCGCCGTCGCCGTCGGCGGCAACTACGCCCTCACCGACAAGACCCGCCTCTACGGCCGCCACGAATTCGTTTCCAGCCTGCTCGGCGCCTACAACCTCGGCGCCACCACCCAGCGCAACACCACCGTGTTCGGCATCGACAGCGCCTACATGGAAGGCGGCCGCGTCTACAACGAATACCGCCGCGCCACCAGCGGCGGGCAGAACGCCACCGGCCTGCGCAACACCTTCAAGCTCACCGACACCCTGCGCATGAGCGCCGGCTTCGAACGCACCCGCGCCGTCCGCGCGTCCGACGACACCGACACCGCCGGCAGCCAGGGCACCTCCACCGCCATCACCCTCGGCGCCGACTACGCCGACGGCCCCTGGCGCGCCACCGGCGCCCTCGAAGCGCGCGACGGCGCCGAATCCGACTCCCGCCTGTTCGCCGCCGGCGTCGCCTACAAGTTCGACCGCGACTGGACCGCCCTCGTGCGCAGCACCGCCACCCTCACCGACAGCGCCAGCGCCGGCCGCCACCTCATCGCCCGCCAGCAGTTCGGCCTCGCCTGGCGGCCGGCCTACACCGACCGCGTGAACGGCCTGCTGCGCTACGAATACCGCCACGAAACCCTCACCGCCGGCAGCGCCGGCAGCGTCAGCGGCTACGGCAGCAGCGCCGCCTTGCCCGGCACCTACCGCACCCACATCATCACCGGCCTGGGCAACTACAACCCCGCGCGCGGCAGCGTGCTCAGCGCGCGCTACGCCGCCAAGTTCGCCAGCGTCGAAGACGACATCCTCGACGCCACCCGCTACTGGGCCCAGCTCGCCCACCTGCGCTACACCCGCGACCTCGGCCCCGACTGGGACATCGGCGTGCAGGGCGGCCTGCTGTGGGGGCAGGGCGGCGCGCGCCAGCACACCCTGGGCCTGGAAGCCGGCTACCAGGTGCTCAAGAACCTGTGGCTGTCCGCCGGCTACAACGTGCTCGGCCTCGACGACCCCGAACTGACCGGCGCCGACTACACCAGCCGCGGCGCCTACGTCCGCCTGCGCTTCAAGTTCGACGAAAACACCCTCGGCCTCGGCGGCGGCGCCGCGCCGCAGGCCGCCGCAAGCCCGGCCCCCCTCGCCGCAACCCCGGCCGCCGCGCCGCCGGCCCCGGCCGCCGCCGACCCGCTCGCCGCCCTGTGCGCGTGGCAGCCCGGCCAGCCGCTGCCGGCCTGCATCCAGTGGTCCGAAGAACGCCTCTTCGAACCCGGCGGCAAGGCGCTCAGCGCCACCGGCCAGGGCCTCATCGACGCCCTCGTGCGCCAGCTCGCCGCCCGCGGCGACGCCGCCGACCACAAAGTCGCGATCAGCGTCGGCCACGGCGACACCGACAGGGACGCCAGCCTGCTCTGGCTCGCCCGCGCCGCCACGCTGCGCAGCGCGCTGCAGGCCCTGGGCCCGCTGCGCATCGGCATCGCCGTCGATTCGCAGCCCCTGCAGGCCGCCGACCTCGCCGAACAGGCGCGGCAGGCCCCCGGCCGCAGCCTGCACATCGCCGTCACCGCCCGCTCCACCGCCGCGCCGCTCGCCGCCGCCGCCCCCACCTCCGCGCAGTGA
- a CDS encoding beta strand repeat-containing protein yields MIKLAPSSFRVKRNLVLLGGGVGIALGGMLAHIAIAAAPPANTTISNQATATYLDGNGVSQTATSNAVVTSVKQVGAYALSDGNTKAAGPGVTVAVPYTITNTGNGTDNFVVTVTENGANAFSRIDVFTDQADGDGRADDTTSLLTTGAITADSGTASTLGITIPAGQTYRFVVVYTVPASATTGWSNTAEVKVAPESYSASNPYEYVDASLTKTDTINLATSAAFNLTKSISAPAVAAVGGGGWGPTPSSGEVLTETVYTLTYTNNGAEAGKLYLKDVLPEKMEYQTGTAVWSSAPGVAQTDASGDTSGNIEYQYDAVAHTVEAVIANVAPGVTGTLSFKVKVAADAPMGTSKTTGSATYGLNCTASTITLANGGTGCGPDGTSTTAAVSFTVLPTYAVEMGALDSTPGTPNVSGDLFTPTPSNIVPGGSASITIPVKNTGNAPETFKLSTAAATGTAFPTGTTFTWFAADGATPLQNTAGGVGVDTGPVAAGDTVNVVLKITIPITTDVANGVNYQVKAVATSFGKPTVLDAAIAQVDNVIGGLVDLTATATGTVDDSGPGTATVIQNLTVTAGASGTSTAAAPDAAKGTAVYDLFVKNASADNLTFNLQVSQTASFPGNPPAGWTVKFYSDAGLTTEITTVAVTASSQEHVYAAVTPNAGATSVTDQSLYFRVISTTAVTGGGVVSDYLHNKITVTAASSRSFTLAAAGNGQVTAAGSTTFAHVITNTGSLSCGSTSGLTVSATLDSAAVTAGWTATLFDDVGTTVGAIDSGDTVIGDGSSGNIGVLATGTNRPILVRVVSPGGATAGNTATVTITTTDSDPTPNCGTQTIDNVAIVITGNIGVVKYQRLDTACTNTTSASSSANITARPGECIVYKVVATNNGAAPVTNVKLWDVVPPYTTWSTNQPTSQCASSAGSPTLVPGTVSGSSVTCGEISTLPPSGDITLEYAVKVAD; encoded by the coding sequence ATGATCAAACTGGCTCCATCCAGCTTTCGTGTGAAGCGAAACCTGGTATTGCTGGGAGGGGGCGTAGGCATCGCGCTCGGGGGCATGCTCGCCCACATCGCAATCGCCGCAGCCCCTCCCGCCAATACCACCATCAGCAACCAGGCCACGGCCACCTACCTGGACGGCAACGGCGTCTCCCAGACCGCCACGTCCAACGCCGTCGTCACCTCCGTCAAGCAGGTCGGCGCCTACGCGCTGTCCGACGGCAACACCAAGGCGGCCGGTCCCGGCGTCACGGTGGCGGTGCCCTACACCATCACCAACACCGGTAACGGCACCGACAACTTCGTCGTCACCGTCACCGAGAACGGCGCCAACGCCTTCTCCCGCATCGACGTCTTCACCGACCAGGCCGACGGCGACGGCCGGGCGGACGACACCACCTCGCTGCTGACCACCGGCGCCATCACGGCCGACAGCGGCACCGCCAGCACCCTCGGCATCACCATCCCCGCCGGCCAGACCTACCGCTTCGTCGTGGTCTACACCGTTCCGGCATCCGCGACCACTGGCTGGTCGAACACCGCCGAGGTCAAGGTCGCGCCCGAGTCGTACTCCGCGAGCAACCCCTACGAGTACGTCGACGCCAGCCTGACCAAGACGGATACGATCAACCTCGCCACCTCCGCCGCGTTCAACCTCACCAAGTCGATCAGCGCGCCCGCCGTGGCCGCCGTCGGCGGCGGTGGCTGGGGGCCGACGCCCAGCAGCGGCGAGGTGTTGACGGAAACCGTCTACACCCTCACCTATACCAACAACGGTGCCGAGGCCGGCAAGCTGTACCTGAAGGACGTCCTGCCCGAGAAGATGGAGTACCAGACGGGCACCGCGGTATGGAGTTCCGCGCCCGGCGTCGCCCAGACCGATGCTTCCGGCGACACCAGCGGCAACATCGAGTACCAGTACGATGCCGTCGCCCATACCGTCGAAGCCGTCATCGCCAACGTGGCACCGGGCGTCACCGGCACCCTGAGCTTCAAGGTCAAGGTGGCTGCCGATGCGCCGATGGGCACCTCCAAGACCACCGGTTCCGCCACCTACGGCCTGAACTGCACGGCGAGCACCATCACGCTCGCGAACGGCGGTACGGGCTGCGGTCCCGACGGCACCTCCACCACCGCGGCGGTCTCCTTCACCGTGCTGCCCACCTATGCGGTCGAGATGGGTGCGCTTGACTCGACGCCGGGTACGCCGAATGTGAGCGGCGATCTGTTCACGCCGACCCCGAGCAACATCGTGCCCGGCGGCTCCGCCAGCATCACCATCCCGGTGAAGAACACCGGCAACGCGCCGGAAACCTTCAAGCTGAGCACCGCTGCCGCGACCGGCACCGCCTTCCCGACGGGGACCACCTTCACGTGGTTCGCCGCGGATGGCGCCACCCCGCTGCAGAACACCGCGGGCGGCGTCGGCGTGGATACCGGCCCGGTCGCCGCTGGCGACACCGTCAACGTCGTGCTGAAGATCACCATCCCGATCACCACCGACGTTGCCAACGGCGTCAACTACCAGGTCAAGGCGGTTGCGACCTCGTTCGGCAAGCCGACGGTGCTCGACGCGGCCATCGCCCAGGTGGACAACGTGATCGGCGGCCTGGTGGACCTCACGGCCACCGCCACGGGCACCGTCGACGACAGCGGCCCCGGCACCGCCACCGTCATCCAGAACCTCACGGTGACGGCCGGCGCTTCGGGTACCTCCACCGCGGCGGCGCCCGATGCAGCCAAGGGCACGGCGGTGTACGACCTGTTCGTCAAGAACGCCTCCGCCGACAACCTGACCTTCAACCTCCAGGTCAGCCAGACCGCCAGCTTCCCCGGCAACCCGCCGGCCGGCTGGACCGTCAAGTTCTACTCGGATGCCGGGCTCACCACCGAAATCACGACGGTGGCCGTCACGGCCAGCAGCCAGGAACACGTCTATGCCGCGGTGACGCCCAATGCCGGCGCTACCTCGGTCACGGACCAGAGCCTGTACTTCCGGGTGATCTCGACCACGGCGGTGACCGGTGGCGGGGTGGTCAGCGACTACCTGCACAACAAGATCACGGTCACGGCGGCGTCTTCGCGCAGCTTCACCCTCGCCGCCGCCGGCAACGGCCAGGTGACGGCAGCCGGCTCGACGACCTTCGCCCACGTCATCACCAACACCGGCTCCCTGAGCTGCGGTTCGACGAGCGGCCTGACGGTCTCCGCCACGCTCGACTCCGCCGCGGTGACCGCCGGCTGGACCGCCACCCTGTTCGACGACGTCGGCACCACCGTCGGCGCCATCGACTCGGGTGACACCGTGATCGGCGACGGCAGCAGCGGCAACATCGGTGTGCTCGCGACCGGCACCAACCGTCCGATCCTGGTGCGCGTCGTCTCCCCGGGCGGTGCGACGGCAGGCAACACCGCCACGGTGACCATCACCACGACGGACAGCGACCCGACCCCCAACTGCGGTACCCAGACCATCGACAACGTTGCCATCGTCATCACCGGCAACATCGGCGTGGTCAAGTACCAAAGGCTGGATACGGCTTGCACCAACACGACGTCCGCCTCCAGCTCCGCCAACATCACGGCGCGGCCGGGCGAGTGCATCGTGTACAAGGTCGTGGCCACCAACAACGGTGCCGCACCGGTGACCAACGTCAAGCTGTGGGACGTGGTTCCGCCCTACACCACGTGGAGCACCAACCAGCCCACCTCCCAGTGCGCCAGCTCCGCCGGCTCGCCGACCCTGGTCCCCGGCACCGTCTCGGGCTCCTCCGTCACGTGCGGCGAGATCTCGACCCTGCCGCCGTCAGGCGACATCACCCTGGAATACGCGGTGAAGGTCGCCGACTGA